The following proteins are encoded in a genomic region of Periophthalmus magnuspinnatus isolate fPerMag1 chromosome 23, fPerMag1.2.pri, whole genome shotgun sequence:
- the LOC117391441 gene encoding putative nuclease HARBI1: MYCRVNLSVPVLERFFNHEDTRPDFRLSRESLAVLMRLLELDRRHGWGAELEVLVFLFWLASGTSYRVVSRVFGIPRSTVHCIVHRVTGEVVALRHKVIHLPTNDDFEAVTLGFARLARHRAFRRAAGAIDGCHVRIRPPSGPDGQCYRNRKLFPSIILQAVCDHQGHFIDTYVGWPGSVHDARVLRYSPLYQRGLYPPPGYFILADGGYPCLQRPLPLITPYKRPVQGVGAQRFNCHHSKARSIIERAFGMMKTRFRAIFFHALEVHHTFAPHVITACAVLHNICLGAGDTVALEDEPQENVVEDEGGNEVEAVAGAQWRDQLSAEVSALEEVPMEHDYI; the protein is encoded by the exons ATGTACTGCAGAGTTaacctgagtgtgccagtgcTGGAAAGGTTCTTTAATCATGAAGACACACGGCCTGACTTTCGGCTGAGCAGGGAATCCTTGGCAGTGCTAATGCGCCTTCTGGAGCTGGACCGACGGCACGGATGGGGTGCTGAGCTTGAGGTGTTGGTCTTCCTCTTCTGGCTGGCAAGTGGAACATCATACCGGGTGGTCTCCCGAGTGTTTGGGATACCACGCTCCACTGTCCACTGCATCGTCCACAGGGTCACTGGGGAGGTGGTGGCCCTGCGTCACAAAGTCATCCACCTCCCTACCAATGATGACTTTGAGGCAGTGACCCTTGGGTTTGCACGGTTGGCGAGGCACAGGGCCTTTAGAAGAGCAGCTGGGGCAATAGATGGCTGCCATGTAAGAATCAGGCCACCCAGTGGCCCTGATGGTCAGTGCTACCGAAACAGGAAACTGTTTCCTAGTATCATCCTACAGGCTGTCTGTGACCATCAGGGCCACTTCATAGACACCTACGTGGGGTGGCCTGGTTCTGTCCATGATGCAAGAGTGCTTCGATACAGTCCTCTGTACCAGAGAGGACTGTATCCTCCTCCAGGATACTTCATCCTCGCAGATGGAGGGTACCCCTGTCTCCAGCGTCCACTCCCCCTCATCACTCCCTACAAGAGGCCTGTGCAAGGTGTGGGAGCCCAGCGCTTCAACTGTCATCATTCCAAAGCACGTTCAATTATTGAGCGTgcctttggaatgatgaaaacaaGATTCAGGGCCATCTTTTTTCATGCGCTGGAGGTCCACCACACCTTTGCACCACAT GTCATCACTGCCTGTGCCGTCCTCCACAACATCTGCCTTGGGGCAGGAGACACTGTGGCCCTGGAGGACGAGCCACAAGAGAATGTAGTGGAAGATGAGGGGGGCAATGAAGTGGAGGCCGTCGCTGGAGCACAGTGGCGGGACCAGCTGTCTGCTGAGGTCTCTGCCCTGGAGGAGGTTCCCATGGAGCACGATTACATCTAG